The Sporosarcina sp. Marseille-Q4943 genome includes the window TCCTGGAGAAAGGTGACTTGGAGGAAGCACTGAATGCAGCGAGCGCTGTCGGGGACGATACGATCCAGAAAAGGGCGCGCGGCTATGTCGTACCAGATAGCTTCACGCACGGAACTTCAGAACAGAGGAAGAAATGGTTTTATCGAGGATTTGAGGCTGGAAATCTTGAAGAAGGAGATACTTTTGGTGCCGGGAATCTTTAAGTAGTGTTCGAAGTGGATTGCTTTGTACGCGCGAAGGCTAGCTTTGGACGTGGAACGGCCTGCTTTGGGCGCGAAAGGATTCGCTGTGGACGTAGAATGGTAAACATTGGACGCACGATGACTCACTTTGAACGCGGAATGACCTGCTTTGGACATTGTTATCAAATATTGAGGGGCTGTCACAGAAATTTTACTTTCTGGACAGCCTCTTTTTTCATATGATACTCGACACTTTCTTCGATTGATTGTCCAATTCGGATGCGGATGAAGCAATCGCAAGGAAATCTTCCATTGCCACTTCGATCCGTTTCTGACAACGATCAACGTTTTCCTGTGCCAACGTCGTCCCTTTGGAAATGTTTTTTATTTCCGTCGTAATCGCTTCGACCCCTTCGCGGACCTCCACGATCGACTTTTCCACGTTTGCCGATAATTTGCGGACCTCTTTCGCGACGACGTCAAAGCCTCTCCCATGTTCTCCTGCCCGCGCTGCTTCAATCGCCGCATTCAAAGCTAGCAAATTCGTTTGAGCCGCAATTTCCCTTATCGTCTTCACGATATGTTGAATGCTTTCTGCGTGCAGCTGCAAATTCCCGAGTGTTTTCGTATTGTCATGTGAGATTGCCGCGATATCTTCGATGATTGCCAATAATTCCTTGCTCCGTTCAATCCCGATATCCGCACGCTCGGTCAACCCTTCTGACATCCGACTCAATTCTTCGACAACCGAAGTGATGGAAGCTTGCCGTTTCGTAATGTTCGAAGCGACCTTGGAAATGCTGATCACCTTTCTGCCATCGTGACTGAATACCGGCATATACGTTGCCTCGAGCCAAACTTTCTCGCCATTCTTATCCTTCATTTCAATTTTCCCATGTTGGCTAATGCCCCGAAGCAGCTCCCGCCAAAACTTGTCGTATTTGACGCTTCTCACATATTCTTTGAAACAAAGATCTTCATGGCGGACGCCGATCAGTTCATCTTTCGTGTACCCCATTGCGTTCGCAAATATTTCATTCACATATGCAATTTTATGATCCAAACCATACCTGATGATTGCAAGGTTCTTTTCAAGCGCCTTCACAACATGATCGTCCGTTACTTGCTCAACCACCTGTCTCACCATTTCTCCCCCTCCATACCGAGAACTGACTTATCTTTATTGTTCAGAATATTTTAACCTACTACTATTTAACCATAGTCTACAATGAAGTGGAACCTCGTAATCAAAACATTCTAGATTATTTTTTCGTACATAGAATGGTAAGTAGTATAGCAGGAGGTGATGTTTTGGATAATTCATTCCAAGAAGAAGCTTATAAAGAGCTGCGTTTTTGGCTGCAAATATTAGGCGATCATAGCCGCTTCATTCACGATTCACTTGCTCCTGGGCAGACTGCTTGGATTGACACTGCCACAGCTTTCATTGATCGGTTCGATAAACTATTGGACCGATCGAAACAATCGCTGAATCAAACCGAATTGCTGTCATTGGCCAGTCTTTCTAAAACGGAGAGTGAAGCAAGCCGGGAATTGAAACTCGCCATTCTTAAAGAGCAATTGGTCGGCAACATCAAAATTTCATTGCCACCCCCATTCGTTAATCATATGGTTAATGAAGTTGAAGAAGCGATCCGCATCCTTTCCTACTTGGAAAAGGGCGAATCGCCTCCCCCGGTTCATCCGCTTCACCATGATCTGTTATGGCTGCTTGATGCGGCAGGCCACGCCGGAGCAATTGACGCGAACTTGGACCGCGTGGAAAAACAGCTGAAGAAGAAAAGTAGGAAATTCGTAAAAGATTGGGAAGCATTCTACTTGAAGGCGGTTGAGCTGGCCGGATTTTTGCGGACGAACGTGTCGAGATTTCCCGCCCTGGATAAGTTCCATAACGACGTTTACTTGGAGATGATGATTTTCAAAACGTTCTTGGGTGAACTTGAGGAAATGGGATTAAAAAAAGAGACGTTAGGAGTTTTCACCCCACTGATGGCCGATCATATGGCACGCGAGGAATGCTACTATTTAATGAAACTCGCAGAGTCGGCAGGTACGCCCGACCCTGATTGCAACCCGGCAAAAGAAAGAGTGCAGGAGTAATAGGTTTCTATGAACCTACTACTACTGCATTGTTGATGTTCGCAAGCGCCGCCAATATGCTGGCTCCCGTTATATGACTCGTCTTCGGATTATCCGGAGACGGATTGTTTTTTATTGTCATATCAAATTCGCCAAAAGAGCCGCTTGCTTCGATATGATGAATGTTTTGCGTAACATTCGGATCGGCAATGATACGTACACGCGTCTTCTCTACGCCAATACCAGCTAACGATAACACGATTGCGACATTCGCATTTTTAGGGAATTGTTCAATCGCGTCACGGGCTGAGCCTTCGAACAATGTTTGCTCCGCAGAAATTTGGTCTGTGGTTAGAGAATGGGCGGGTTTTCTGGTCGTCAGTGTGACAGAATCAAGTCCGCCAGCCAACTTGGCCGCCTTCAGGGCATCCAATCCGCCTATTGCACCGGACGGTAAGTAGATTCGGCGTCCGCTTTCTTGTGCCGCCCTTTCTATACGTTCAACAAAGGATGGATCGGCGAACGCACCTATACTGATAATCATTAGATTCTTCTTTTCGATGGTTTTGAGTGCATACGATTTGGCAACATCAATGTTTGAGCATTCGACTACAATATCGATGTCAGATTGCAAGAATGAATTGATGTCACGGAATGCTTCGCATCCATATTCTGCAGCCAATGAAGGCAATTCAACTCTAGCTTTCTCTCGCTCGTCTAAGATTGACGTGATTTTAGTGTTTGGTAGGACTTGTACTTTGTTTATCTTTTTAAGGAGATATGTACCTAAATTTCCTTTACCGATTAGACCTATTTTTATGGGGATCAGTCCTTTCGCTTTTATGGATAGTATACAGGTTACAATTATTATTGTCAGAAATAGAAAAGCTCTGCAGAGATTTTTCTCCACAGAGCCTTTCCATGTATAACCAATGTTATTAGATTGTGTGCCCTTGCATCAAACAATAAATTATTATTGAGATACTGTAACAGACGTAAAGTTTAATGCATTGTCTTTTTCATCTTTAACATCGATAGTACTTGCTGCTTTAACTGTTAACCCTTTTGCAATGTCAGCAGCTGTTAAAGCAGTACCACTTACTGTTAATTTCAATGTATTTTTAGCACCGTCTTTTGCTACATTTTCAGTTGCTAAAGTTGTTGCAGTTACTTTATTTTCTCCGATATATAGTTCGAAGTCAGCAGCAGCTTCATTTGTTGCATCATAAACATTTTCAGAGAATGTTAATGTAATTTCATTATTTGCTGTAAGTACTGCTTTTGTAACTGTTGGACGAACATTTTCAGTCAATGAAACTGTGTTTTCAATATATTTATCCATTGTTACAGAAGACCCTAATGCTTTAACATTTTGTACTGAAATATTACGTGTTCCTGTAAATTTATTTGAGTCAGCTTTAAGTTTTAATGTAACTACTTGCTTATTAGCTTCAGCATCAAATGTACCTAATGTTGCTGATTCAACTTCAGCACCGTCAACTTTATAGTTAGCGACATCAGTTGCTGAAGCACCATCTACTTGACCAGTAAATGTAACTGTTACTGTATCATTACTAGATTGTGTAATAACTGGAGCAGCTAATTTAGTTTTGTTAGATGCTACATCTTTACCACGAGTGAATGATGTAGAAGTTTTATCAAAAGCAATACCTGAAAGGCTGTTTACTGTAGAAGAAACTACATCTAAAGTATAAACGCCTCCTTCCACTGAAGCAAACCCGTTAAGTGGAGTACGTACTACTTTCTTGTTAGAAGTTGAAGCATAAGTAGCAGCTACAGTTTTGCTACCAACAGGAGTAGTTACATAATCTTTAGTATATGAACCACTTACTGTAATATCACCTTCTGTTACATCTTTATCGAAATTTAATTCTAGGTATTCAACGCCATCAACATTTACTACCTTTACAGAAGTTGCTTTCGGAGCGGCAGCATCTTTAACGAACGTTACTACCTTAGTTATAGCTTCACCAGTTTGACCAGCC containing:
- a CDS encoding methyl-accepting chemotaxis protein, coding for MVRQVVEQVTDDHVVKALEKNLAIIRYGLDHKIAYVNEIFANAMGYTKDELIGVRHEDLCFKEYVRSVKYDKFWRELLRGISQHGKIEMKDKNGEKVWLEATYMPVFSHDGRKVISISKVASNITKRQASITSVVEELSRMSEGLTERADIGIERSKELLAIIEDIAAISHDNTKTLGNLQLHAESIQHIVKTIREIAAQTNLLALNAAIEAARAGEHGRGFDVVAKEVRKLSANVEKSIVEVREGVEAITTEIKNISKGTTLAQENVDRCQKRIEVAMEDFLAIASSASELDNQSKKVSSII
- a CDS encoding DUF2935 domain-containing protein gives rise to the protein MDNSFQEEAYKELRFWLQILGDHSRFIHDSLAPGQTAWIDTATAFIDRFDKLLDRSKQSLNQTELLSLASLSKTESEASRELKLAILKEQLVGNIKISLPPPFVNHMVNEVEEAIRILSYLEKGESPPPVHPLHHDLLWLLDAAGHAGAIDANLDRVEKQLKKKSRKFVKDWEAFYLKAVELAGFLRTNVSRFPALDKFHNDVYLEMMIFKTFLGELEEMGLKKETLGVFTPLMADHMAREECYYLMKLAESAGTPDPDCNPAKERVQE
- the nadX gene encoding aspartate dehydrogenase — protein: MTIIIVTCILSIKAKGLIPIKIGLIGKGNLGTYLLKKINKVQVLPNTKITSILDEREKARVELPSLAAEYGCEAFRDINSFLQSDIDIVVECSNIDVAKSYALKTIEKKNLMIISIGAFADPSFVERIERAAQESGRRIYLPSGAIGGLDALKAAKLAGGLDSVTLTTRKPAHSLTTDQISAEQTLFEGSARDAIEQFPKNANVAIVLSLAGIGVEKTRVRIIADPNVTQNIHHIEASGSFGEFDMTIKNNPSPDNPKTSHITGASILAALANINNAVVVGS